Proteins from a genomic interval of Acanthopagrus latus isolate v.2019 chromosome 7, fAcaLat1.1, whole genome shotgun sequence:
- the dedd gene encoding death effector domain-containing protein, giving the protein MTSQQPQVPNAVIPPNLAQNSSAQQARPHIQANQLDSSQSSAASRPLDHRALIGRPGCSGVAATSGESANRNVSASCTNSSSSRRDGGFEPWPEEAADNSHGLYSLHRMFDIVGAQLTHRDVRVLSFLFVDVIDEYERGGIRSGKDFLLALERQGRCDETNFRHILQLLRIITRHDLLPYVTLRKRQAVCPDPVDKYLEETSVRYISPRGAVQSADTAPHRRTGPQPVICCSPSGPHVGPPRIKPAPPASNRKRRRSHSSADCREKQTCDIRLRVRAEYCQHESALQGNVFSNKQEAVERQFERFNQANTILKSRDLGSIICDIKFSELTYLDAFWRDYINGSLLEALKGVFITDSLKQAVGHEAIKLLVNVDEEDYQAGRRKLLRNLVTHGGNPPGASKDPVP; this is encoded by the exons atgacatcacagcagccgCAGGTCCCCAATGCTGTTATTCCTCCCAACCTTGCTCAGAACTCCTCTGCTCAGCAGGCTCGGCCTCATATTCAGGCTAATCAGCTGGACTCGAGTCAGAGCAGTGCGGCCTCAAGGCCTCTGGACCACAGAGCTCTGATAGGCAGGCCGGGCTGCTCCGGTGTGGCAGCAACCAGCGGGGAGTCAGCCAACAGGAACGTTTCTGCATCCTGCACCAACTCCAGCTCATCTAGAAGAGATGGGGGCTTTGAACCGTGGCCTGAGGAGGCAGCGGACAACTCCCATGGGCTGTACTCACTCCATCGTATGTTTGACATAGTTGGAGCCCAGCTAACGCACCGGGATGTCAGGGTACTGTCATTCCTGTTTGTTGATGTGATTGATGAGTATGAGCGTGGCGGCATCAGAAGTGGAAAGGATTTCCTGCTGGCCCTTGAGCGCCAAGGTCGCTGTGATGAGACCAACTTCAGACACATTCTCCAGCTGCTGAGGATTATCACACGCCATGACCTACTGCCTTATGTCACACTCAGGAAACGGCAGGCCG tgtgccCAGACCCTGTGGACAAGTACCTGGAAGAGACATCAGTGCGCTACATTTCACCAAGAGGAGCAGTACAGAGCGCAGACACCGCGCCACACAGaagaacag GTCCCCAGCCAGTCATTTGCTGCTCCCCATCAGGACCTCATGTTGGCCCTCCACGAATAAAGCCGGCCCCTCCTGCATCGAACCGTAAACGGAGGAGAAGTCATTCCTCAGctgactgcagagagaagcAAACATGTG ACATCCGCCTTCGGGTTCGTGCTGAATATTGCCAGCATGAGTCTGCTCTTCAGGGCAACGTCTTCTCCAACAAGCAAGAGGCAGTGGAGCGACAGTTTGAGCGCTTCAACCAGGCAAACACTATCCTCAAATCCCGAGATTTGGGCTCCATCATCTGTGACATCAAGTTCTCTGAGCTCACCTATTTGGATGCCTTCTGGAGGGACTATATCAATGGATCATTGCTAGAGGCACTTAAAGGGGTCTTTATCACAGATTCCTTAAAGCAGGCTGTGGGCCACGAAGCTATAAAACTGTTGGTCAATGTTGACGAGGAGGACTACCAGGCCGGTCGACGCAAACTGCTTCGTAATTTGGTCACACATGGTGGGAACCCACCAGGAGCTAGCAAAGACCCTGTACCTTAG